One segment of Urocitellus parryii isolate mUroPar1 chromosome 5, mUroPar1.hap1, whole genome shotgun sequence DNA contains the following:
- the Pla2g12b gene encoding group XIIB secretory phospholipase A2-like protein isoform X1, with product MKPAVSFLVLWLSLGGGLAQSDPSPKAEESYSDWGLRHLRGSFESVNSYFDSFLELLGGKNGVCQYRCRYGKAPMPRPGYKPQEPNGCSSYFLGLKVPESMDLGIPAMTKCCNQLDVCYDTCGANKYRCDAKFRWCLHSICSDLKRSLGFVSNVEVACDSLADTVFNTVWTLGCRPFMNSQRAACICAEEEKEEL from the exons ATGAAGCCAGCCGTCAGCTTCTTGGTTTTATGGCTCAGCCTGGGAGGGGGCCTGGCTCAGAGcgaccccagccccaaggccgAGGAGTCCTATTCCGACTGGGGCCTCCGGCACCTCCGGGGCAGCTTCGAGTCGGTCAACAGCTACTTTGATTCctttctggagctgctgggagggAAGAACGGAGTCTGTCAGTACAGGTGCCGATACG GAAAGGCACCAATGCCCAGACCTGGCTACAAACCCCAGGAGCCCAACGGCTGCAGCTCCTATTTCCTGGGTCTCAAGGTACCAGAAAGT ATGGACTTGGGCATTCCAGCCATGACCAAGTGCTGCAACCAGCTGGACGTCTGCTATGACACTTGCGGTGCCAACAAATATCGTTGCGATGCAAAATTCCGATGGTGCCTGCACTCGATCTGCTCTGACCTTAAGCGGAGCCTGGGCTTTGTCTCCAACGTGGAAG TAGCCTGTGATTCTCTGGCTGACACCGTGTTCAATACTGTATGGACCTTGGGCTGCCGGCCCTTTATGAATAGCCAACGGGCAGCTTGCATCTGcgcagaagaggagaaagaagaattaTGA
- the Pla2g12b gene encoding group XIIB secretory phospholipase A2-like protein isoform X2, which translates to MKPAVSFLVLWLSLGGGLAQSDPSPKAEESYSDWGLRHLRGSFESVNSYFDSFLELLGGKNGVCQYRCRYGKAPMPRPGYKPQEPNGCSSYFLGLKVPESMDLGIPAMTKCCNQLDVCYDTCGANKYRCDAKFRWCLHSICSDLKRSLGFVSNVEACDSLADTVFNTVWTLGCRPFMNSQRAACICAEEEKEEL; encoded by the exons ATGAAGCCAGCCGTCAGCTTCTTGGTTTTATGGCTCAGCCTGGGAGGGGGCCTGGCTCAGAGcgaccccagccccaaggccgAGGAGTCCTATTCCGACTGGGGCCTCCGGCACCTCCGGGGCAGCTTCGAGTCGGTCAACAGCTACTTTGATTCctttctggagctgctgggagggAAGAACGGAGTCTGTCAGTACAGGTGCCGATACG GAAAGGCACCAATGCCCAGACCTGGCTACAAACCCCAGGAGCCCAACGGCTGCAGCTCCTATTTCCTGGGTCTCAAGGTACCAGAAAGT ATGGACTTGGGCATTCCAGCCATGACCAAGTGCTGCAACCAGCTGGACGTCTGCTATGACACTTGCGGTGCCAACAAATATCGTTGCGATGCAAAATTCCGATGGTGCCTGCACTCGATCTGCTCTGACCTTAAGCGGAGCCTGGGCTTTGTCTCCAACGTGGAAG CCTGTGATTCTCTGGCTGACACCGTGTTCAATACTGTATGGACCTTGGGCTGCCGGCCCTTTATGAATAGCCAACGGGCAGCTTGCATCTGcgcagaagaggagaaagaagaattaTGA